ATTGTTTACATCGGCTTCTGGCGGGTCATTCGCTGTAACATGATTTTTGATGGTCAAGCTATCGTCAGAGACGGAATTATTTTCTTGCGTTTGTTTCTTGTTTATTGAGACTTTACCTCTGTACACCTTCTGCCTTTTTATCGTGTTCTGCTCGTGCTCTCGCGCTTTCTCGGTGGGTTTGCGTTTCCTACCCGATCTCGACTCTTCTACTCGTGTGCCCTCCTGATCCTGTTGATCGTTCTTTCGCGGCGAACTCAGATCGATCTCAACAGATTTTGCGTTTGGTTGCGCATTTTCGCTCGCTAGATCCACATTGACATCCTTTTGCTCCTGCGTAGCATGCGGACTTTTCGCAATAGTATCTTTGGACATTTTGCTAGGTGTCGGTCGGAATGTTTTCTTCTTCCGCGATGCGGTCTTCTTGGACGGCGCCACGGGCAGCTCGAGGAGTTGCTTCAGTGCCAATTCCCGTTCGACTAACGGATCGAGTTTCGGCGGATTGCTGTGATCGATGTGTTCTACGTTCGACGGACTCTTGTTTTCCTCTGTGAGTGTCGGTGGCTTCAAAATGGACCAATCAGGATCACCATCGCCTTCTAAAATGGCCAGCAATTCTTTGTTGTCGGAATTGCTATCCTTGCTCGTTTCCGTTGCCTTTTTATCACAGTTATCCATCGCCGATTGCGCGGATGAGGGTGGAACAGAAGAGATGGCTTGCTGCGGCAATGGTATGAGTCCGGGTATCCCGGCGTTAACCGGGCTGCCCGCCAATTTACTGGACAATCTTTGCGTTAATTTcttcacaaaaaatatgtcTGGTCCACGCGGTGCATCCACGATGGTCTTCTGCTTCTCACGAAGGCGCTCCTTTAACACTTCCGTCACTTCGGCCGGGGATGCTATTTGACTTGTTAAATGCCGGGAACGATTTTTAGGAACTGCGGTTTGCGATTGTGGCGTTGTATTAAATGCACGTGTTTCCATACTTCGTAAAGATTTGCCAGTGGATGAAATCTTCTcgcttttatttaaagatgCTGACTCTCCCTTAGTCACCTTgcttttcttttgattttccGTTTGTTCAGTCGACTGTTTCGTTGTCTTCTTCTCGCTTGTGTCACGTATCCCATCTgcatattctttatttgtagaaattttttcttgaagaCTTGGAGCCGCTTTATTCGTAACAGTCTGATTTACTTTTGTTTCGTccattaaactttttaattcgATTTCTACGGAATCATGATCAATTTTTGAAGTTGATTGCACGTCTTCTTCTGCATTTTCAACGTCCCAATcgtcaaaaatatcttgaataaCGCTCCTTTTCTTCTTCGAATCCACTGTTAAAGTCTTGTGAGCAAGTGTATCCTCTTGTTTGTGTTCAGTGATCTCTTTAATAGCTttcttatgtatattttcattCTGGGAAATATCCGTCTTAACTTCAGAATCAGCATCCTCTgtgtttgtaattttcttaTCTATTATAATAGTAACATTATCCTCTTTACTGGCAGAACTGACCAAAGTTTTGCTATCAGTCGCATTTGGCTCAATATTTTCATCCCTCACACTTTCGATTGCAATTTCAGTTACATTTTCAAGTTCGGTAtcatatttactattttctaTACATTCTTTATTATCCTGCTGCTCGCACTGTTCAGTAGCATCTATAACTTCCGTCACTTCTATTATAGTACCTTCACTTTCTTGACTGTAATCAATTAGATTAATCTCATTCTCTCCATGATTGGTCTCCACAATTCTTTCTTCCTGCAAGGTAACTATATTTTCCTGGCTGCATTTACTAGCCTCCTTCTCGTCTAAGACAATATAATTATCCGCTGCTGCATCCGTTGTAATTGGTATAGTTTCCACGACTACAATTACTTCTCCATCTTCTTGTACTAATTTGGTCAGTTCAGCATCCGTTATTATCGAGTTATTTTGGTTGCTGTCGTTATCATGTATTTCCTTGATTATCTCCTTAACTGATTCATGAGATTCATGAATCTGGTCCTCAGAATTTTCGCTAAGTCTAGCCTTGTCTAATGTCGAACACTGTCTATGTACAGTATCGGATTGATTtgcattttctattacattacATCCACTTTCTACATCTGTTGCTTCCTTGTTTACTTCTATTACTTTAGATTCGGTTATCACATTTGAACTTTGGTCTTCCTCGCTGGACAGATATTGTGGTTTAAAATCCATTATCTCATCTTTTGTCTGTTCATAGATGTTAATCCTTTCCTCTTCTGATGTGCAAACTTCCATTTCTGGCTCGCTTAACTTAGGATTTGCTACATCATTTTCATTGCCATCAATTTCTTTAGTGGATACATCCACTTGACTTGTATCCATGTATTCTTCAGATACAGTTtctacattaatattaacattatctACCATAGATTCCTCTGGTAGCTTATACGCATTTGGCAAATCTTGATTATCTTCTATAACAGAAACAGTTTCGACATCTTGATTAGTGATTTGAGTcgtttgtatatttatatctgcaggtacttcttcaattttaaGAACCAGCACTTGCGGTATATCGGATTGTTCCATGGTAAAGTATCAAGATTACTCCAGGCTTATTAAATTGTACAGTCTCCTGTTtcgcaagaaaataatttcgtgataaatttgtaatatgtatgtgtgttttcataaaaactaattaacCTAACCTAACAATTCAATGACATTCATTAGAAATGCCCGCGAACATCAATCTCTTATCTAacaattcttataataataacgattcCAACGATCTTctcaaatgcaaaataattattataagagatgtggaaatttaataataaaaatttatataactcttgataaatttataataaaaacgtgATACCAGTAAACTCATTCGGTGTTACCGCGAGACGAATAAACGGCGCGGCAGTATCGATAAGAATACTCGATAATCTCGCTAATTCCCAAACGATATTTTCGAAAGATGAAACTTACAATGCGACCTAATGGCAGAATGCAGCAAGCTTACCGTCTAACAGAGATGTGCCCATACTTTTGATGTCCCGCCGAAAATCACATGATACTGCAATTTTAGGAAAAAGTGAACGTCGTGCAATCACTGTATTATACGCAAAATCCGTTCCCGCTTGCACTCAAGTCGATCttatagaaaaaaacaattatttccatAAATCCAAACACCATGTTTACAAGAACGAAATAAGAGCCACGCACTACGGATGTCAACTCAAATACTGTCTTTCGAATCGACGTGCGGCTTCGTGATCACGTATCGCCGAAGCACCGTAGCCGGAGCATTGCGTTGTCACGCGCGTGAGACGATACACACGATTCTCTACAGCTTCCGTACCGTAAAATAATCGtactttttatcattaattaacgAACGCTAGATACTTCAGCCTTGTTATCTTTGTTCGCGAATTGTTGACGATTTACAACTAATTCACAAACATTGGAAAATTTGCACGCATTTTTTGTCCAATATATCTACCGGTATCCAATAAGCAAATGCATTTTCTAGGGATAGAAATGTAACTAGAGTTTTcccttctcttctttctctcgtcctctctatatatattcatgACCAATGTTTCCAAATACAGATGTCGTTACAGTTTATATGTAGCGTAAACAATTTGTCTTAGTTTAGGGTCGAGTAGGTAGGATAGGTAGGTTGATAGGTTATGATTCTATTTTGTTAGAGATTTCATaggcttttttttttcttttctcactaaatcttttaactttttcattaaGAAATCTAACGTATATATTGGATTACATTCAAATTTGTCATTATCATACATTTCAGGATGTTGTATAGCATGACCTTAACGAAAACTGAATGTATGATAATGACAAATTTGAATCTAATCCAATACATACagtcttataattttataattgaaatttgttttaaaaaattttaactattcatattatttatataaatatttttggtttttagtatttttgtaCAGTCTTAAAAACATACAAATGCATGGTTTATATActtctacgattttttttactgtatatttaagaacaaatttttattattttaaccaGCATCTAGCAATGGCTTCTAAGGTAATTGCACTTGGTCAAAATGAGGCTGTAGAACTTACGGTAGAACgaatgaataaaacaaaaatacatagaaaGAAAGATCAGAAACGTACTTCACCcacagcaaattttatttctgtacaGAAAGTTGAGAAGAAAAGATCTACAGATAGCAAGGATAAAAGCTGGTGTAATACTTTTGCAAAGCAAAATGAATTATACTTTAAACAAGTGCAATCTTCTAAACATTGCAAAACTGAAgaggctaaaaaaaatttaaatattaaaaatcagcAGAAAAAATGTGTAAGTATTACATACAAtcttactttaaattaatatacatatatgaatttatatctTTGATATTGTgatcaaaatacttttttatacttaGGATAACCATACAAATGCAAAttcattcaaaaaaatatcttctcAAAAGAAATCTGAAGATCATTCAAAAACACGATGCTGTTGTTCAGTTCTCGTTCAAGATCGTGCTATACAACATCCTGAAATGTATGATAATGACAAATTTGAATCTAATCCAATACATATATTAGGTTCCTTAATGAAAGAGTTAAAAGATTTAgtgagaaaagataaaaaagccTGTGAAATCTCTAACAAAATAGAACAAGTGTTGTCAAAGATATCTGCAAAtcctgaaaatttattatctgaggtatttatgtaatttatatctttggACATGTACATTTCATCCTATAatcttgttaaattttttactatttatattatttttgaataagttatatcctattatttatttttataggatttaaaaattaaattaaaagacagTAAAGCTCAAATTGAGGATTCTAGTGAAAAGATAAAGAGTATATGGGAATTGCAGATGTTAAAAGAAGACAAATTGCGCAGGTTtgatatgatatataaagatattaaaatattaatttaatggttaattttttaaatttttttttactattttaaattagcCAAATTCGAGAGCAAGAAAATTACATAAAGGAAGTTGATGAGAAACAAGCAATGTTAGAAGGCCAAGCAAAGATGCTTAAAGAACAATGGGAAGAAATAACTCGCACAgcagaagataaaaataaagtgatATTGAGATTAAAACAacaaatcgaaaaaaataacgaattatCAGAAAGAGTAATATCAGATTTAAGAGCAGATCTGGTCAAGCAAACAGAACTTGcagaaaagaattatattaatactcAATACTTGACACTAGAGAGAGATAAATATTCAGAATTATGCTGTCAAAAAAATACGctaattaaagattatcaaaatataataaagttagtACTCGTCTCTTAATactctatatgtatataatttgaaaattttactgaCAATGCCATGTAAATGATGTTACACTATCAATGAACTCattagtaaatttaaaaacatgcTTTACTTATCAATACACATCAtacatattaatgaatatattgcaattacaGGAAATTACAAAATCAGATCGCAAAATTGGAGATGAATGAAGTGAAGGTACGATCGGCTAATACATCGACAGTTCATACAGTACGGGCCTGCTCATCTCCTACTTCGAGTTTTTCCAATCGTTCTACTGAATCTTGGGATTTATCGAACATTTCTTCAGTGAGGCACGAAACTCGAGAACACATTGCTGTAGACGCGACCGTTAAAGACTCTGCACATTTAGAACTCGTTAGTTTACTCGATGGAGAATCGTCACATACTATACTTGATTCTTACCAAAATCAAGGTAAGtctttgaatttattacatgaattgcgaaaatattgttattaatatgaagccatcttaatataaatttttaatttacattatgcTTTATAATCGcagttacaaataataaaggaGCAGCAGCGCAAAATAATAGCGGTATAAATACAAGCGGTGTGATAGGAAGAGGATCTTCAtttcattctttaaaaaagGATTACAATAAGGAAAATGACGTATATAAAGCGAGAAAGTTTTCAAGATCTGAGGaaatacaaaacaatattaaaaaaaaatcgtttcaTGAttcaaaaattgtagaaagtatTGCATCGAATAGAATACCAGTCAGTGTTCCGAGTCCAGTGCGGGATTATCCACATCCTGATTGGAGTGACACCAGTTTCAGTACGGTTTCCAACTTGGACATGGTGTCGTCGAAGAATGATTAATTGTACAGGTGGTCACATTAAGTGAAATTTACTCGATTTTccatattaaatgtttaagaagataaactttattattactaaataatttttttaatacataatgaCACGACTGATTTTTAGTCAGATAATTAATTCCATCCATTAATTTTCTAGAGTACAAATGTAGTTTAACTCTGCTTCCTAGTTTTGGTATACTAGGATTTCACCAGCGATTTAAGAATTAAAGTGAGGATCATTAGAGCCTTAAAATTTCCccgaaaaataattgttataattactatttgaactgaaaataaataattactgtcataattattatttgactGAATGTGCagatttttatcttgttataGAGctgtgataaatatataatgcacattctgtttcataataaaacttaatgcggtttatattaaatgttatgcGTTAAATATCTTAGAGATGTGttaaacacataattttccgcaaaaattctattcagaatggcaaaatataaaatcatctGCATTTTACACGAATATCATTgagttttcatattttgtatactATTTCATATtaagagataaatttaataaaatttaaattgtaaaaaaaatagttgtaaaaaatggaaaatatatttttctgtaaatatataaaacttttatttgtaaagtcATTTGTAGTCCTTATGGTAGCAAGATTTTGACATATGCCTGcattattatgaattaattatgcatatataatgTGTTTCAACATATACACTTGCTTTACGGAGAATAGGACacgaatataattttgcgTACAAGAACAagatgtatatatagatatatatatattttgctttttttatcacatatgtatatatacaagtaaagtataatacttataatattttgtaagtcTTAATAGGATTAAAAGGGAACATTTTAATACACGTAAAACATTCATCAGCTTTGCATGAAGACGTCTTGAAATACATATTCGTGTTTTCCAGTAAGCGTGTGGTATGTACTTTTTCTCCTGTGaacgttcgatttttttttttcttcttttgatGAGACTTCTAATGATCGAGAAACGTTTATTTGCTAATCGCTAATAACATTACGAACACAGTCCCAACGATTCGAAACGTGCGCAAAATGAGTAACGAGAAACTTCGAAACGAAAAAGACTGTCTTCGCGTTTTTGATCGTTCGGATGAAAATGCGATAAAAACGGAcgataatgtttaaaaatctttttatttatactcatGCTCCTTCACAAGGGAATTTTCCTcgatttgttcttttttttacatttaattgtaatatatctaAGGACGTACCGTAtcggttttataaaatagtattaataaatcacaagTTTCGCCAGtcgtttaattttgattattaatttcaccCTCGATATAAAATCGCGTGCCTCCCCTCCCACCCTTTTCGCATTCGCACACTTGTAGAttcgatatatatatcgatGTCCCCTTTTTATTCTGTTCCCATGTTCCCAGAAAGCAATGTCCAATTTTGAGGCGCGATGCGACTCTCCGCTTCGAAGAAAATTCCGTCGCGATTTGGCGAATTGAGGATATTGAAGTTCCCTCTTCTCTCGGATACGTATACTTTCACGTACAAGTGAGTACGGTTGTGTTTTTACAGTGTGTTAGAGGCGTTCTAAAAAAcgtgaattttatttgattcgcTCGTGTAATTCCGCCGGTAATCTCCGACATTACGCGCGTTTAAATTGTCTCCTTAacttataatatcaaatatgcATATGTTGACTGTATCTAAAGTCGTGCACATTTTCCAAGCTACACATTTGGAAAACTCTCTCGAGCAAAACGTTTAATTGAttgaaatcttttaattttcaacagtAAATCATTCTGcgataatatatgtatttattcttAGATCacgattttgataaatttaattttattggaaaaattaattgaattaaaatttaatttttaaagtaataatttaaatatgtaatctCGGAGACTCAAACTATCAAAATCCtctaatttgaaaattattcttaacaaATCGCGAGAGACTTTCGACACAGTCTGCATATGCAAATCGCCTAAATTAAATTCGATAATATCTAGACTATGATGAAAGCCATACAGTGTTCTGTCGATGAGAAACTACTTCGATAAAACACTGTAAGTCGATCAACTGAATGATAACAGTAACGGTGTTACTGATGGAAGGACATGTTGTATACGCAAATGTTTGCTATGTTAACGTCTTGATATCAGCTAGCTTTTATTTCTTGGAGGGATTGCCGGAGTTGGTTTTATCAACGAGCCGCGCGGAAAATTAAAgagaatgcaattttaattttgtacactCGGTTGACGCTGAAATTCTGCGAAGATCCGATTAAAAAGAACGATATCACGTGATGTCGCACAACTCTTGACAGTGCTCGAAGTAGCTTTTTCATCCGCCGTATAAAACTTTCATTCCTCACGCATTAATCGTGTAAAAGATGTCGCGGATCCTGCATTTcctcttttcattaaatttgcacTCGTGAATTTCTCGAAAATGATTCGTGACGCCGTATCGAAATCTCGATCGGATGATCGCTACATAAAGTTTTGTGAGATCCGATCAGCGCTCGTTCGATCGGTCATCGATGGCGTCCGCTGACGTTACGTGGGAGCACATCAAAGGCTGTCACGCATTTGCGAAATTACATCGAGATCTCGCTTCACCATCACTTTGTTTTGCATACGAATAGTCCAAAGGTTAACGTcggagagaaaaatatttcacacacaGTGTTCGGCACGATGGAAACCTATGCGCAAGAGTGTACGTGTGCGTTCGTAtatctatcattttttttttaataaatacatatgtacatgtgTCGATCGTAAAGTTAAACGCATCGGCGTTTGCAGTTCGCTTTTGGTACTATTTGCTTTTCGTCCTTTTGATTTCTTCGCTTTGAAACGCATGAAtcatgcgttttttttttgtttttttttttgtggtGTCCGGAATTAACCAGCGTCAATGTACAATCGGTGCTGCGACAACGGACGAATAGAacgttaattatttacttggACAGGCCAGCTCGTTTTCACAATTTCGGTAGAGTGttccgagaaaaaattaacactttcgagatcttttcttccttttctttttgcgGATTAACAGCCGTAAAACGCGTCGTCGCACGGTATAATATCACTAACATACGTATACGTATCATATAATGCGTATATTACAGTAGACGATCATTCGTgtagaaattgtaaaattgtgaGTCGATTAAAATGAATCTAGCCGACTTTAATTATCCTAATTAATAGTCTCAACTATAATTATACGCCCAAATATAGCTCAGATATCGGAAGTGATAGTGGgctgttgtaaaaataaaaatttaacatttgtcATCTTGAGGTTGCATGTATGGAAGGACatgttttattgttttattgtacGTTATATACTGCTTTGTTcggtgtaaaaatataaagcatttCGATTACAGACTTCATACGTACGGGCGTTGCCATTGTTACGGAGTAATCGGCGGCTATTTACGATAACTTGTCTCTCACACTTTCTTGcaactttttcctttctcGACGTAGGATTGCGTGCGAAATCAACTGTTGGGAAGATgtaatatgaaacaaaaaagaaattacgGGGAAGCACATAACTGTGCCAATCAACTCAGACTCGCAAATTATATCCAGATAaccgagaaaattaaaaaggtCGCGTAATTTTTGTGCCGAAAGATCAGCGTTCACGTCCAATCGCTTAAAGTCTAAGAAATATCGCGTGCAGCTTTGAGATCCCTGGATCTCTTTAATTGTCCTATTGACGCAATAGATATTACATCTCATAAGAACGCAATTACATTGGACATTAGAAAATGTCTCAGCTGTGCAATCCTAGTTCAAGAAAGTAGTCCCGAGTTCTCGTTCGTCTAACAATGGCCCAGGCTATGGAGTTAATAATTGCTTTCATGTGGCAATGGTAACAATATGCGTGTATAACAAACATACTTAGAACGGTTTCACTTGTGGTATTACGGCTCTCTGCAATAAAACATATTCATCTGTTCAACTGCTGCTGAATAACAAGGTATGCGGAGTATATCTGGGTACAACGCGACCGACTTTTGCGTCGCTTTTCAGTCCAACAAGAGACAATTACTCATATAATTATCGAAGAGCGAAGATGGCCTCGGCCACTGCAGCTCCTTCAGTTCCATCCGTTTGGACGTTAAAGCTTTCCCCGCATAAAGCTTCCCCTagaaatttcaagaaatcGATAGAAATTTATCGCACGCAGTtcggagaaattaatttttcaagaattattcattttaatcCTTCAAACGGAATTAAAATGGCTTAATCCTTTGCGCAAGAATTAAGATTCTCTCGTTACGGcaaacttttcttttcattctgTTATACTTTACTTATCCACAGAGAAGAAGTTAGAAAGATTATTTCTCTTGTGCATATGAGCTATGCTCACTATCAATTTCTTGTAAttcacttattttattttttttttgcagagcTGTTAATCTTAGATCCTTGAAAATTGCGAGTGCCCATCTTAAACGTCCCCTCGAGATTACGAATAAATCACAAAAGTAATTGTCCGGAAAGCGACGTAAAAGCTCCGTCGATGCGTGGACTTGCTGCAATTAAACACTATACACTTCCTGCTCGTGCCACCAAAACACGACGTACGGACTTTCGAACAACGACTACTGTTTGCAGTCTACTAGGCGCGCAACAAGAGATACGCAATGtgaattatcattattattattaattattctctgACAAACATtcgtctctttttctccctttctctccctctttctctttcgctctctttctctctctctttctctctctctctctctctctttctctctctctctctctctctctctctctctcaagaattgtaaaattaaagaacCCGTGGTCCTCTATATACACACTAGTGATTCCCATTTGTTTAATCGTTTAGCGTATACCGAGAAACGCGTACGGGAGCGGCGTAGTATTGCGACGCACGTTCGTCAAATGCACCGCCGATATTGATTATGTAATTTGGATTGATAAGATCACGGGATCAATGTCCACCGGACGAGCGGATCTGCTCCGTTTTGACAGGTCCGGCGTATTCGATATACGAAAATAGGTAATAACGCCGCGTAATTATACATTTCCGAAACTCCACACCCCGTGCATCCCGATACTTTACCGCATCGtagcgtatatatatatatttatgtatatatatatatatatatatatatatatttattatatatagtataaacatttgtttttctcGTGCACTTAACGCACTACTGTCTCAACACACAATCACACGAGATTACGGAAAACGTCGTCTAGTCGATAAGTGCAACGGTCGTAACGTAAAGCTGGGAGAAGTACTCTCGCTTGCGCTCGCTTGAATGGACAGTCGAACGAAACCCCTAATCAGTCGATGTGTAGTACAAGCGCGCCATCGCTTACTATGTATATAATACGCATAACATTTTGATTAAGTGACACGCTGTCGCGTCGTCGTGTAACGCGTGCAATCTCACGAGGGAAACCGTCTTAtcaaaaaagatgaaaaacaTTGTGGTGTGCTGGAAAGTCGAGCAATCCGCGCTAAAGACCGATTTAAGATCAGTTCGGAAACAGTGGGCCAAGTTTCTTCTACATTATCTTGTTCGCGATGAGGAAACGAGGCGGCAACGCAAAAGAGTCCAGTGTGAAAATCACTCCGGGGATTCGAAAAATCAAGCCTCTGCTTCGCACGTGTGTTTGCCGTTTTGAAACGCTTACTCTTGTACGAAGTAGCGCAAGTGAGACGTTAGAAATTTCGCATACGATGAAAGTGTGAAGAATccaaagtatatatatatattcaatcaATTAAGTCGAAATAAAGCAAAAGCggcattgttttttttcctgtTCGTTAAAATTGTTTCCGGCTTGTTCGAAAACCATCTTTTGGGATTGTCACTTCTTTGCATTGTCTTATCGATACGTCGGAACGACTTGAAAACGgtcattaaaatgtaaatattattactgttattattattattatttcattattattattattattatattattattattctctctctaTAAGTCACACTGAATTACGTATTCTTCGGTAGAGCGTGGAAGATGCCTGCAATGTTCGGAGCACCCGCGTGCaataatctattatatcaatatatatacgtgtatacaCCTGTGTGTCTGCGTGTATCAATTGTAGCGATATCTCGAACGTAAAGAAAGTTACCATGACCCTTCCCGTGTGATTTCCGCTTGGCGTTCGTTTAAGTTTCCTGAATGTACGTATATACAGATATTTGATTGCCGTGACGCGTCAGCTCGTTTTCACCTATGCAAGCTGGACGCGGTGAGATTTCACTTTTTGCTCGTCCGAATGATCGCTCATcgttcgaattttttttttttttttctttttacgtaCCCGCTCGTCGCGCGTGTCGTGACAATTACGTTCGCGAGATCATGGCACACTTCTACGTATTAATCGATCGatcacattttcttttttgtccCTCATATACCCTCTGTAatcgttacaaaaattatatacatacatacgtatcTAACTTTGCGTATACCAAACGAGCGTTCGTTAAT
This DNA window, taken from Linepithema humile isolate Giens D197 chromosome 7, Lhum_UNIL_v1.0, whole genome shotgun sequence, encodes the following:
- the LOC105675766 gene encoding titin homolog isoform X2, which gives rise to MEQSDIPQVLVLKIEEVPADINIQTTQITNQDVETVSVIEDNQDLPNAYKLPEESMVDNVNINVETVSEEYMDTSQVDVSTKEIDGNENDVANPKLSEPEMEVCTSEEERINIYEQTKDEIMDFKPQYLSSEEDQSSNVITESKVIEVNKEATDVESGCNVIENANQSDTVHRQCSTLDKARLSENSEDQIHESHESVKEIIKEIHDNDSNQNNSIITDAELTKLVQEDGEVIVVVETIPITTDAAADNYIVLDEKEASKCSQENIVTLQEERIVETNHGENEINLIDYSQESEGTIIEVTEVIDATEQCEQQDNKECIENSKYDTELENVTEIAIESVRDENIEPNATDSKTLVSSASKEDNVTIIIDKKITNTEDADSEVKTDISQNENIHKKAIKEITEHKQEDTLAHKTLTVDSKKKRSVIQDIFDDWDVENAEEDVQSTSKIDHDSVEIELKSLMDETKVNQTVTNKAAPSLQEKISTNKEYADGIRDTSEKKTTKQSTEQTENQKKSKVTKGESASLNKSEKISSTGKSLRSMETRAFNTTPQSQTAVPKNRSRHLTSQIASPAEVTEVLKERLREKQKTIVDAPRGPDIFFVKKLTQRLSSKLAGSPVNAGIPGLIPLPQQAISSVPPSSAQSAMDNCDKKATETSKDSNSDNKELLAILEGDGDPDWSILKPPTLTEENKSPSNVEHIDHSNPPKLDPLVERELALKQLLELPVAPSKKTASRKKKTFRPTPSKMSKDTIAKSPHATQEQKDVNVDLASENAQPNAKSVEIDLSSPRKNDQQDQEGTRVEESRSGRKRKPTEKAREHEQNTIKRQKVYRANDPPEADVNNEKATTKEETSKQLEDKADSKKGENSPSKQPRQSLPKRGSQPIAERKIVVKRLLRQKMDTSKKPVQLKAKISPSKKASPKAVSKASPKRSVESTSSDVKHKKKGKNEIDRLLQDEGVVNLLYDVEHQDKRRLVPITKSRVKVMDLQKVQRELKIRKKLVRNAVLRLRTSTTPTVTKVLPRSKRKLVHTNDSPAEKKPGEQTSSPKASNTAAQPAEFILPAKIRNAADASIIIRRHSSSSFSSASGSPRVSVDEKPAEAAKSSDGTVHSLRSAKRRRDSQDEKMNNAKKTKKKKSDADVAAANTGVNTSTSTSASSTTTASTASANNTDEKINVAARVGRKAEIKKVDKAIKQQDTATSEENVSSKVTTRSSNGAVMPGKVTPKSKKATKSKVTFAKTGEHLDNTEDSSKEEDELSACLAEAATALSVANPGRSGNITRKNKVHPSTVKTPSSESNKTKADTQSQFSNKEINVRRHGNLVQLILTPSSSTKIRNALTLQVMQEFRDALSILKRDDECRVVLLTSTGTSFCEGLDLSMLLHTNKEERRAVAQELAHAVKDFIKSLATFNKPIVAGVQGAAIGLGVTMLPLFDLVIASDKATFCTPYGKLGQIAEGAAVFTLSHILGSAITCELLLGGRTLTASEALRAGLVTRVLWPDRFQVELLPSLRAMSDQSSQSMEATKALLRHSLRKKLDAALESETYLLIQHWCSADCQNAIKAYIDGKIQ